One stretch of Ammospiza nelsoni isolate bAmmNel1 chromosome 21, bAmmNel1.pri, whole genome shotgun sequence DNA includes these proteins:
- the LOC132082555 gene encoding argininosuccinate lyase-like: protein MAAAEGSKLWGGRFSGSTDPIMEMLNASISYDQRLAEVDIQGSMAYAKALEKSGILSNAELEKILGGLEKISEEWSKGVFAVIQTDEDIHTANERRLKELIGDVAGKLHTGRSRNDQVVTDLKLFMKNSLSIISTHLLRLTETLVERAAIEIDVILPGYTHLQKAQPIRWSQFLLSHAVALTRDSERLGEVKRRINVLPLGSGALAGNALGIDRQLLCSELDFASISLNSMDAVSERDFVVEFLSAATLLMIHLSKMAEDLIIYSTSEFGFLTLSDAYSTGSSLMPQKKNPDSLELIRSKAGRVFGRLAAILMVLKGLPSTYNKDLQEDKEAVFDVVDTLNAVLQVATGVISTLKINKESMERALSPEMLATDLALYLVRKGMPFRQAHVASGKAVQLAETKGITINKLSLEELQNISPLFGSDVAQVFSVLSSVEQYTAAGGTAKSSVSAQIEQLRELLKRLKEQA from the exons aTGGCAGCAGCCGAG GGGAGTAAACTTTGGGGTGGAAGATTCAGTGGAAGCACAGATCCCATCATGGAGATGCTCAATGCTTCCATCAGCTATGACCAGAGGCTGGCTGAGGTGGACATCCAGGGCAGCATGGCTTATGCCAAAGCCTTGGAGAAGTCTGGGATCCTGTCTAATGCTGAGCTGGAGAAGATCCTGGGTGGCCTGGAAAAG ATCTCTGAGGAATGGTCCAAGGGAGTGTTTGCTGTGATCCAGACTGATGAGGACATCCACACTGCCAACGAGCGCAGGCTGAAG GAGCTGATTGGAGACGTAGCTGGGAAGCTGCACACTGGCAGAAGCAGGAATGATCAG GTTGTGACTGACCTGAAGCTGTTCATGAAGAATTCCCTCTCCATCATCTCCACGCACCTCCTGAGGCTCACTGAGACCCTGGTGGAACGTGCTGCCAT AGAAATCGATGTGATCCTGCCTGGCTACACTCACCTGCAGAAAGCTCAGCCCATCCGATGGAGCCAGTTCTTGCTCAG ccatgctgttgcACTGACCCGTGATTCTGAGCGCCTGGGAGAGGTGAAGAGGAGGATCAATGTCTTGCCTTTAGGGAG TGGAGCTCTGGCTGGAAATGCCCTGGGAATTGACAgacagctgctgtgcagtg AGCTGGACTTTGCTTCCATCAGCCTGAACAGCATGGATGCTGTCAGCGAGAGGGACTTTGTGG tGGAATTCCTCTCTGCTGCCACCCTGCTGATGATCCACCTCAGCAAGATGGCTGAGGATCTCATCATCTACAGCACCAGCGAGTTTGGCTTCCTGACCCTCTCTGATGCCTACAG cactggcagcagcctgaTGCCTCAGAAGAAGAACCCCGACAGTCTGGAGCTGATCCGCAGCAAAGCCGGGCGAGTGTTCGGACGG TTGGCTGCAATTCTGATGGTCCTCAAAGGACTCCCGAGCACCTACAACAAGGACCTGCAG GAGGACAAGGAGGCTGTCTTTGATGTCGTAGACACCCTGAATGCTGTGCTCCAGGTTGCCACTGGAGTGATTTCCACCCTCAAG ATCAACAAGGAGAGCATGGAGAGGGCGCTGAGCCCGGAGATGTTGGCTACTGACCTGGCTCTGTACCTGGTTCGGAAGGGA ATGCCCTTCAGACAAGCCCACGTCGCCTCTGGCAAGGCCGTGCAGCTGGCTGAGACCAAAGGCATCACCATCAACAaactcagcctggaggagctgcagaacaTCAG ccccctgttTGGCAGCGACGTGGCGCAGGTGTTCAGCGTGCTGAGCAGCGTGGAGCAGTACACGGCCGCGGGCGGCACCGCCAAGAGCAGCGTCTCCGCCCAGATCGAGCAGCTGCGGGAGCTGCTCAAGAGGCTCAAGGAGCAGGCTTAG
- the LOC132082556 gene encoding argininosuccinate lyase — protein MAAEGDKMMAGRFVGSTDPIMEMLSASITVDQRLSEVDIQGSMAYAKALEKAGILSKTELEKILSGLEKISEEWSKGVFAVIQTDEDIHTANERRLKELIGDVAGKLHTGRSRNDQVVTDLKLLMKNSLSIISTHLLQLIKTLVERAAIEIDVILPGYTHLQKAQPIRWSQFLLSHAVALTRDSERLGEIKKRINVLPLGSGALAGNPLEIDRELLRSELDFASISLNSMDAVSERDFVVEFLSAATLLMIHLSKMAEDLIIYSTSEFGFLTLSDTYCSGSSLMPQKKNPDSLELIRSKAGRVFGRLAAILMVLKGLPSTYNKDLQEDKEAVFDVIDTLNAVLQVATGVISTLQINKENMEKALSPEILSSDLALYLVHKGMPFRQAHIAAGKAVHLAETKGLTINNLSLEDLKSISPLFGSDVAQVFSVLSSVEQYTAAGGTAKSSVSAQIEQLRELLKRLKEQA, from the exons ATGGCAGCCGAG GGGGACAAAATGATGGCAGGAAGGTTTGTGGGGAGCACAGATCCCATCATGGAGATGCTCAGCGCTTCCATTACTGTTGATCAGAGACTGTCTGAGGTGGACATCCAGGGCAGCATGGCTTATGCCAAAGCCTTGGAGAAGGCTGGAATCCTGTCCAAAACTGAGCTGGAGAAGATCCTGAGTGGCCTGGAAAAG ATCTCTGAGGAATGGTCCAAGGGAGTGTTTGCTGTGATCCAGACTGATGAGGACATCCACACTGCCAACGAGCGCAGGCTGAAG GAGCTGATTGGAGACGTAGCTGGGAAGCTGCACACTGGCAGAAGCAGGAATGATCAG GTTGTGACTGACCTGAAGCTGTTAATGAAGAATTCCCTCTCCATCATCTCCACACACCTCCTGCAGCTCATTAAGACCCTGGTGGAACGTGCTGCCAT AGAAATCGATGTGATCCTGCCTGGCTACACCCACCTGCAGAAAGCTCAGCCCATCCGATGGAGCCAGTTCTTGCTCAG ccatgctgttgcTCTGACCCGTGATTCAGAGCGCCTGGGAGAGATAAAAAAGAGGATCAATGTCTTGCCTTTGGGAAG TGGAGCTCTGGCTGGAAACCCCCTGGAAATCGACAGAGAGCTGCTGCGCAGCG AGCTGGACTTTGCTTCCATCAGCCTGAACAGCATGGATGCTGTCAGCGAGAGGGACTTTGTGG tGGAATTCCTCTCTGCTGCCACCCTGCTGATGATCCACCTCAGCAAGATGGCTGAGGATCTCATCATCTACAGCACCAGCGAGTTTGGCTTCCTGACCCTCTCTGATACCTACTG ctctggcagcagcctgaTGCCTCAGAAGAAGAACCCCGACAGTCTGGAGCTGATCCGCAGCAAAGCCGGGCGAGTGTTCGGACGG TTGGCTGCAATTCTGATGGTCCTCAAAGGACTCCCGAGCACCTACAACAAGGACCTGCAG GAGGACAAGGAGGCTGTCTTTGATGTCATAGACACCCTGAATGCTGTGCTCCAGGTTGCCACTGGAGTGATTTCTACCCTCCAG ATCAACAAGGAGAACATGGAGAAGGCACTGAGCCCTGAGATCCTGTCATCTGACCTGGCTCTCTACTTGGTTCACAAAGGA ATGCCCTTCAGACAAGCCCACATTGCTGCTGGCAAGGCCGTCCACCTCGCCGAGACCAAGGGCCTCACCATCAACAATCTCAGCCTGGAGGACCTGAAGAGCATCAG ccccctgttTGGCAGCGACGTGGCGCAGGTGTTCAGCGTGCTGAGCAGCGTGGAGCAGTACACGGCCGCGGGCGGCACCGCCAAGAGCAGCGTCTCCGCCCAGATCGAGCAGCTGCGGGAGCTGCTCAAGAGGCTCAAGGAGCAGGCTTAG